A single genomic interval of Nonomuraea rubra harbors:
- a CDS encoding class I SAM-dependent methyltransferase: MSPLNDRADAAGHAAIAGVDPSGAAGAVHDLDRLILLGLATDLHRRTRLGRSTARETGADRPGRGAAHEADVVASDLGAAPRHRWIAGHWLAALHEAGLVGRDAAGRYHDLHAPRRAELATARTRMEAARLALGYPAELAELMLRSLRLLPALLRDEIGVQALLYPDGEPATAEAVYRGNVISRYLNTAAAEVLRDLAARATRSLRILELGAGIGATTADLLPVLAGRPVEFYLFTDLSPFFLDTARRRFDAGFLRYALLDIARDLPRRPGELDLVVAATMAHNAPHIGRLLGQVAGLLAPGGRVLLIETVREHPQSLTSMPFALSTQDGPPRRLDGRAGTTRTYLSRAEWLSALEGSGLRVEVDLPRPGDPLTALSQRLLVATR, encoded by the coding sequence ATGTCGCCCCTGAACGACCGTGCCGACGCCGCCGGGCACGCCGCCATCGCCGGCGTCGACCCGAGTGGCGCGGCCGGAGCCGTCCACGACCTGGACCGGCTGATCCTCCTCGGCCTCGCCACCGACCTGCACCGACGCACCAGATTGGGCCGGAGCACGGCGCGCGAGACCGGCGCGGACCGACCGGGCCGGGGCGCGGCGCACGAGGCCGACGTGGTCGCGAGCGATCTCGGGGCCGCGCCGCGGCACCGCTGGATCGCCGGCCACTGGCTGGCCGCGCTCCACGAGGCCGGCCTGGTCGGCAGGGACGCCGCGGGCCGCTACCACGACCTGCACGCCCCGCGGCGCGCGGAGCTGGCCACGGCCCGCACCCGCATGGAAGCCGCCCGGCTGGCGCTCGGCTACCCGGCCGAGCTGGCCGAGCTGATGCTGCGCTCGCTGCGCCTGCTGCCCGCCCTGCTGCGCGACGAGATCGGCGTGCAGGCGCTGCTCTACCCGGACGGCGAGCCCGCGACCGCCGAGGCCGTCTACCGCGGCAACGTCATCAGCCGCTACCTCAACACCGCCGCGGCCGAGGTGCTCAGGGATCTGGCCGCGCGCGCCACCCGTTCGCTGCGCATCCTGGAGCTGGGCGCCGGCATCGGCGCCACCACCGCGGACCTGCTGCCGGTGCTGGCAGGCCGGCCGGTCGAGTTCTACCTGTTCACCGACCTGTCGCCGTTCTTCCTCGACACCGCGCGCCGCCGGTTCGACGCCGGCTTCCTGCGCTACGCCCTGCTCGACATCGCCCGCGACCTGCCGCGCCGGCCGGGCGAGCTGGACCTGGTCGTCGCGGCGACCATGGCGCACAACGCCCCGCACATCGGCCGCCTGCTCGGCCAGGTCGCGGGCTTGCTGGCCCCCGGCGGGCGGGTGCTGCTCATCGAGACCGTCCGCGAGCACCCCCAGTCGCTCACCTCGATGCCGTTCGCCCTGTCCACGCAGGACGGGCCGCCGCGCCGGCTCGACGGCCGGGCGGGCACCACCCGCACCTACCTGAGCCGCGCGGAGTGGCTGAGCGCGCTGGAAGGCAGCGGCCTGCGGGTCGAGGTGGACCTGCCCCGTCCCGGGGACCCGCTGACCGCGCTGTCGCAGCGCCTGCTCGTCGCCACCCGCTGA
- a CDS encoding phosphopantetheine-binding protein, translated as MKELAEIWSELLGLPPGEIPHDVGFLRLGGDSVLAVRMAALVRKRLGVALALSDVRVETTLGDLTELVRRHASGDGPASRTLPLTVTPRPDPHAEFPLLPLQQGYFVGQQDGWELSYDSAHYYLDYALTGVDGDEAADALADALERLAAHQPTLRARVTSDGRQHVLHAGAPGAVPQVRVYDLREASPDEIAAALRDVRQEMSTSGPDPTGGPGLDVRLTLLPGDEGRLHLGLSLLIFDGWSSSVLSRDLLTFAADWNAALPPLDIHFGDYVTSLAGLPATEAWQADRDWWWSRLDTLPGPPALPLAADPQQVRPVTMGNREHRWSAGHWAALRGQCTERGVTPSTAMLTAFGVVLARWAGHRRMLLNSLQLNRLPIHPEVQRVVGAFAATMLLPLDLDPGATFAGLAATVQATSGEHAAHNLITGVEVGREVARRRGSWRPVGPVVFQSVLGVDAAMGGGPPEDAGPLGRVVAADYFHQLRTPQVAIEVRCFELGPEMVAVFSLVEELFETDQVTAAFAEFVALVDALADGSGWDRVPGLPEDAEPGPASALRLGLLPEAAVGHRDGPPADELEQAVADVFEELLEVPVLDRSAGFFGLGGDSLLAVRAVVRLAKEAGVSVPVREFLADSTVAGVAAAVRSRLGEQR; from the coding sequence ATGAAGGAGCTGGCCGAGATCTGGTCGGAGCTGCTCGGCCTGCCGCCCGGCGAGATCCCGCACGATGTCGGGTTCCTGCGGCTGGGCGGGGACTCGGTGCTGGCGGTCCGCATGGCGGCGCTGGTCCGCAAGCGGCTCGGCGTCGCTCTCGCCCTGTCCGACGTGCGGGTCGAGACCACGCTGGGCGACCTGACCGAGCTCGTGCGGCGGCACGCCTCCGGCGACGGACCCGCGTCGCGGACGCTGCCGCTCACCGTCACGCCCCGCCCCGACCCGCACGCCGAGTTCCCCCTGCTCCCCCTCCAGCAGGGCTACTTCGTCGGCCAGCAGGACGGCTGGGAGCTGTCGTACGACTCGGCCCACTACTACCTCGACTACGCCCTGACCGGCGTGGACGGCGACGAGGCCGCCGACGCGCTGGCGGACGCGCTCGAACGGCTCGCCGCGCACCAGCCCACGCTGCGGGCCCGGGTCACCTCCGACGGCCGCCAGCACGTCCTGCACGCCGGCGCGCCCGGCGCGGTCCCCCAGGTCCGCGTGTACGACCTGCGCGAGGCGTCCCCGGACGAGATCGCCGCCGCGCTGCGCGACGTACGGCAGGAGATGAGCACCAGCGGCCCGGATCCCACCGGCGGCCCCGGCCTCGACGTCCGGCTCACGCTGCTGCCCGGGGACGAGGGGCGGCTGCACCTCGGCCTGAGCCTGCTGATCTTCGACGGCTGGTCGTCCAGCGTGCTCAGCCGCGACCTGCTCACGTTCGCCGCCGACTGGAACGCCGCCCTGCCGCCCCTGGACATCCACTTCGGCGACTACGTCACCTCGCTCGCCGGCCTGCCCGCCACCGAGGCCTGGCAGGCCGACCGGGACTGGTGGTGGTCCAGGCTCGACACGCTGCCGGGGCCGCCGGCGCTGCCCCTGGCCGCCGACCCGCAGCAGGTGCGGCCGGTCACCATGGGCAACCGCGAGCACCGCTGGAGCGCCGGGCACTGGGCCGCGCTGCGCGGGCAGTGCACCGAGCGGGGCGTGACGCCGTCCACCGCCATGCTGACGGCGTTCGGCGTGGTGCTGGCGCGCTGGGCCGGGCACCGCCGGATGTTGCTGAACTCGCTCCAGCTCAACCGACTGCCGATCCATCCCGAGGTGCAGCGCGTGGTGGGCGCCTTCGCCGCGACCATGCTGCTCCCCCTCGACCTGGATCCCGGGGCCACGTTCGCCGGGCTCGCCGCCACCGTGCAGGCGACGTCCGGCGAGCACGCCGCGCACAACCTGATCACCGGTGTGGAGGTCGGGCGCGAGGTGGCCCGCCGCCGCGGGAGCTGGCGGCCGGTCGGGCCGGTCGTGTTCCAGAGCGTGCTCGGGGTGGACGCGGCCATGGGCGGCGGGCCACCGGAGGACGCGGGGCCGCTGGGCCGGGTGGTGGCCGCCGACTACTTCCACCAGCTGCGCACGCCGCAGGTCGCGATCGAGGTCCGCTGCTTCGAGCTGGGCCCGGAGATGGTGGCGGTCTTCTCGCTGGTCGAGGAGCTGTTCGAAACCGATCAGGTGACGGCGGCGTTCGCCGAGTTCGTGGCGCTGGTCGACGCGCTCGCCGACGGGAGCGGCTGGGACCGGGTGCCCGGGTTGCCGGAGGACGCTGAGCCCGGCCCTGCGTCCGCTCTGCGGCTCGGCCTGCTGCCCGAGGCGGCCGTCGGCCACCGCGACGGGCCGCCCGCCGACGAGCTGGAGCAGGCCGTCGCCGACGTGTTCGAGGAGCTCCTGGAGGTGCCGGTGCTCGACCGGTCCGCCGGCTTCTTCGGGCTCGGCGGGGACTCGCTGCTCGCGGTGCGGGCGGTCGTGCGGCTCGCCAAGGAGGCCGGCGTGTCCGTGCCGGTGCGCGAGTTCCTGGCCGACTCCACGGTGGCAGGGGTGGCCGCTGCCGTCCGCTCCCGCCTCGGTGAGCAGCGGTGA
- a CDS encoding saccharopine dehydrogenase NADP-binding domain-containing protein translates to MIGILGATGAVGRTAAQRIAAYGLGPLRIGGRNLTAAADLAASLATPTHADLAATSAGSAHAVRVDLNDPAELAAFCDGCRIVVSCAGPTYQVLDTVARAAFAAGADYVDIGGELAAKDALAGDVAAGERVAVFSAGVMPGLSGLLPRLLARGRPLRRLDVYVGGAAVFTPLSAVDALLTRGPRFGEPMAAWRDGRVAPNTLAPLHQVRLPGFPVPVHAWPYLTTEAQTLGAATGAGEVRSYNVFVSNRLPEALAATWAEVPDARPEALAPHAETVVRASLRDNADFGAFYVMLFTARPRPGTPPGPTRVLLTAVDSYALSGVVMALATRAVSTGSVPAGVHLAAEVLDPDAITAALQKDALVGGLTVE, encoded by the coding sequence GTGATCGGGATCCTGGGCGCCACCGGCGCCGTCGGCCGCACGGCCGCGCAGCGCATCGCCGCCTACGGCCTCGGCCCGCTCCGCATCGGCGGCAGGAACCTGACGGCGGCCGCGGACCTCGCGGCGTCACTCGCCACCCCCACGCACGCGGACCTCGCGGCCACATCGGCCGGTTCCGCGCACGCGGTCCGGGTCGATCTGAACGATCCCGCCGAGCTGGCCGCCTTCTGCGACGGCTGCCGGATCGTGGTCAGCTGCGCGGGGCCGACGTACCAGGTGCTGGACACGGTGGCCCGCGCCGCCTTCGCCGCCGGCGCCGACTACGTCGACATCGGCGGCGAGCTGGCCGCCAAGGACGCGCTCGCCGGGGACGTCGCCGCCGGCGAGCGCGTCGCGGTGTTCTCCGCCGGGGTCATGCCCGGCCTGTCCGGCCTGCTGCCCCGGCTGCTGGCCAGGGGCCGCCCGTTGCGCCGCCTCGACGTGTACGTGGGCGGCGCCGCCGTCTTCACCCCGCTGTCCGCGGTGGACGCGCTGCTGACCAGGGGGCCGAGGTTCGGCGAGCCCATGGCGGCCTGGCGGGACGGCCGGGTGGCCCCCAACACGCTGGCCCCGCTGCACCAGGTACGGCTACCGGGCTTCCCGGTGCCGGTGCACGCCTGGCCGTACCTCACCACCGAGGCCCAGACCCTGGGCGCCGCCACCGGGGCCGGCGAAGTACGCTCCTACAACGTCTTCGTCTCCAACCGCCTGCCCGAAGCCCTCGCCGCGACCTGGGCGGAGGTGCCGGACGCCCGCCCCGAGGCACTGGCACCACACGCGGAGACGGTGGTGCGCGCGTCGCTGCGGGACAACGCCGACTTCGGCGCCTTCTACGTCATGCTCTTCACCGCGCGCCCCCGGCCGGGCACCCCGCCGGGACCCACGAGAGTGCTGCTCACGGCCGTGGACTCGTACGCGCTGAGCGGGGTGGTGATGGCGCTGGCCACCCGCGCGGTGTCGACCGGCTCCGTGCCGGCCGGCGTCCACCTGGCGGCCGAGGTGCTGGACCCCGACGCCATCACCGCCGCACTGCAGAAGGACGCGCTGGTGGGGGGTCTCACCGTCGAATAG
- a CDS encoding DUF4189 domain-containing protein, translating into MQLGKKLTAVAACVLMASGGLATAFPAAASAATTEVSQARYYYGAIAVSSTGRVGRSWDYGTVSAAKRRALKECGRGCKVLVTFVNGCGAVAYNARRNVYWGGRGSTPAKAKRNAVANAGGGRWIAYQCTRRYR; encoded by the coding sequence ATGCAGCTAGGCAAGAAACTCACCGCCGTGGCCGCTTGCGTCCTCATGGCAAGCGGAGGGCTGGCTACGGCGTTTCCCGCGGCGGCTTCCGCGGCCACCACGGAGGTAAGCCAGGCGCGTTACTACTACGGCGCCATCGCAGTCTCGTCGACCGGCCGGGTCGGCCGGTCCTGGGACTACGGGACGGTCTCCGCCGCCAAGCGGCGGGCGTTGAAGGAATGCGGCCGCGGCTGCAAGGTCCTTGTCACCTTCGTCAACGGGTGTGGCGCCGTGGCCTACAACGCCAGGCGGAACGTCTACTGGGGCGGCCGGGGCAGCACCCCCGCCAAGGCGAAGAGGAACGCCGTGGCCAACGCGGGCGGCGGCCGCTGGATCGCCTACCAGTGCACCAGGCGCTACCGCTGA
- a CDS encoding helix-turn-helix transcriptional regulator: MDERVPGSRATAEGDPIVGRDAEADRLSALAAGASGGGRVLLLSGAAGMGKSTLLEYAAGRAEEAGRRVLRASGRESERDLAFAGLHQLLRPVLDEAARLPDRQHRALLGAFGFVSDSPDPLLTGVAVLTLLSQVAERAPLLVVLDDAQWLDAASADVLAFAARRLDDDPITVLAAVRDGDPVTVPAAGRDGGPGFDRGFPTLVLGPLDDAAARRLLGLRWPGLTGRIRDRVLGQAAGNPLALLELARHAPPDPDDHGPLPVGERLAAAYAARLAELPEAGRQALVLLAAADAEDPPDAVLALLPDAGDKAWAAVEESGLIRRAGRHVRFRHPLVRSAIYHAAPFDARMNAHRALAGALRDEPDRRAWHLAATALHPDAEVSAALERTAGRARRRGGYAAAAKALARAAELRPGRDDGARLLADAAGLAVYTGDLSWVEELAGRARARTDDPAVLATASLHVGRLAALTGQHTAGFGELAAIAGDLAATHPAIALDALAAAAVLRFYSGEESQRQEIDRLLPRLPAGPLREWARIVSDPFGGGRELAPRLPGLIAEIARAGAGGRPERLTALAIAAWVLDETPLAVRTFDEAVQSWRSAGPLPDGLGGVVALACFEYGRWDRAREVCAELGALPAASRLHHAVACAHAIEALIVASQGDTAAARTLADGALRLVDPLESRSVAVYAHRALTAAALAEGDYEAAYQHLRMIFGAGGDPVHYHASYPALPDLAESAARTGHHAEAIGIVERAAQVLARGGSPRLCGLVHRSRALLAEPEHAEPGFLAGLAAPALERWPFERAQAQLEYAEWLRRRRRIAEARPFLTAAYDTFRRLGARPWSERAQAELRAAGLDVDAATPGALSGLSPQQQQIVRLAARGLTNREIGERLFLSPRTVGSHLYRTFPKLGVTARSQLRDVVEAAAADG, encoded by the coding sequence GTGGACGAGCGGGTGCCGGGCTCCCGCGCCACCGCCGAAGGTGACCCGATCGTCGGGCGGGACGCCGAAGCCGATCGGCTCTCCGCGCTGGCGGCGGGCGCGTCCGGTGGCGGCCGGGTCCTGCTCCTGTCCGGAGCCGCGGGGATGGGCAAGAGCACGCTGCTGGAGTACGCGGCCGGCCGCGCCGAGGAGGCGGGCCGCCGGGTGCTGCGGGCGAGCGGCCGCGAGTCGGAGCGGGACCTGGCCTTCGCGGGCCTGCACCAGCTCCTCCGGCCGGTGCTGGACGAGGCGGCCCGCCTGCCTGACCGGCAGCACCGGGCGCTGCTCGGCGCCTTCGGGTTCGTGTCCGATTCCCCGGATCCCCTGCTGACGGGGGTCGCCGTCCTGACCCTGCTGTCCCAGGTGGCCGAACGGGCGCCGCTCCTGGTCGTGCTCGACGACGCGCAGTGGCTCGACGCCGCCTCCGCCGACGTCCTCGCCTTCGCCGCGCGCCGGCTGGACGACGACCCCATCACGGTGCTGGCCGCCGTACGCGACGGCGATCCCGTCACGGTGCCGGCTGCCGGACGCGACGGCGGGCCTGGCTTCGACCGGGGATTTCCGACGCTCGTCCTGGGCCCGCTCGACGACGCGGCGGCCCGGCGGCTGCTCGGCCTGCGCTGGCCCGGCCTGACGGGCAGGATCAGGGACCGCGTGCTCGGCCAGGCCGCCGGGAACCCCCTGGCCCTGCTCGAACTGGCCCGGCACGCACCGCCCGATCCCGACGACCACGGCCCCCTGCCGGTCGGCGAGCGGCTGGCGGCCGCCTACGCCGCCCGGCTCGCGGAGCTGCCGGAAGCCGGCCGGCAGGCCCTGGTGCTCCTGGCCGCCGCGGACGCGGAGGATCCCCCTGACGCCGTGCTGGCACTGCTGCCCGACGCCGGCGACAAGGCCTGGGCCGCCGTCGAGGAGTCCGGGCTGATCCGCCGGGCAGGCCGTCACGTCCGGTTCCGCCACCCGCTGGTCCGCTCCGCGATCTACCACGCCGCGCCGTTCGACGCCCGCATGAACGCCCACCGCGCGCTGGCCGGCGCCCTGCGCGACGAGCCCGACCGCCGTGCCTGGCATCTCGCCGCCACCGCCCTCCACCCCGACGCGGAGGTGTCGGCCGCCCTGGAGCGGACGGCCGGCAGGGCACGCAGGCGAGGCGGCTACGCGGCGGCGGCCAAGGCGCTGGCCCGCGCGGCGGAGCTGCGTCCCGGGCGCGACGACGGCGCCAGGCTGCTGGCCGACGCGGCGGGCCTGGCCGTCTACACAGGGGACCTGTCCTGGGTGGAGGAGCTGGCCGGCCGGGCCCGCGCCCGTACCGACGATCCCGCCGTGCTCGCCACCGCCTCCCTGCACGTCGGGCGGCTGGCCGCGCTGACCGGGCAGCACACCGCCGGCTTCGGCGAGCTGGCCGCGATCGCCGGCGACCTGGCGGCCACCCACCCGGCCATCGCCCTCGACGCGCTCGCCGCCGCCGCGGTGCTGCGCTTCTACTCGGGCGAGGAGTCCCAGCGGCAGGAGATCGACCGGCTGCTGCCACGCCTGCCCGCCGGGCCGCTGCGGGAGTGGGCGCGGATCGTGTCGGACCCGTTCGGCGGCGGACGCGAGCTCGCGCCCCGGCTGCCCGGCCTGATCGCCGAGATCGCACGCGCCGGTGCGGGCGGCCGTCCCGAACGGCTGACCGCGCTGGCCATCGCCGCCTGGGTGCTGGACGAGACCCCGCTGGCTGTCCGGACGTTCGACGAGGCCGTCCAGTCGTGGCGCAGCGCGGGACCGCTGCCCGACGGGCTCGGCGGCGTGGTCGCGCTGGCCTGCTTCGAGTACGGCCGCTGGGACCGGGCCCGTGAGGTCTGCGCCGAACTCGGCGCGCTGCCGGCCGCGTCCCGGCTCCACCACGCCGTCGCGTGCGCGCACGCCATCGAGGCCCTGATCGTGGCCTCCCAGGGCGACACGGCGGCCGCCCGCACCCTCGCGGACGGCGCGCTACGCCTCGTGGACCCGCTGGAGAGCCGATCGGTCGCCGTGTACGCGCACCGCGCCCTGACCGCCGCCGCCCTGGCCGAAGGCGACTACGAGGCCGCCTACCAGCACCTGCGCATGATCTTCGGCGCCGGCGGCGACCCCGTCCACTACCACGCCTCCTACCCGGCCCTGCCGGACCTGGCCGAGTCCGCCGCGCGCACCGGCCATCACGCCGAGGCGATCGGGATCGTCGAGCGCGCGGCCCAGGTTCTCGCCCGAGGCGGCTCGCCCCGCCTGTGCGGCCTGGTGCACCGCAGCCGCGCGTTGCTCGCCGAACCCGAGCATGCTGAGCCCGGATTCCTGGCCGGCCTGGCCGCTCCCGCGCTGGAACGCTGGCCGTTCGAACGCGCGCAGGCGCAGCTGGAGTACGCGGAATGGCTGCGCCGCCGTCGCCGGATCGCCGAGGCGCGGCCGTTCCTCACCGCGGCGTACGACACCTTCCGCCGGCTGGGCGCGCGGCCGTGGAGCGAGCGCGCACAGGCGGAGCTGCGGGCGGCCGGACTGGACGTCGACGCGGCCACCCCCGGAGCCTTGTCCGGCCTCTCGCCGCAACAGCAGCAGATCGTCCGCCTGGCCGCCCGCGGGCTGACCAACCGCGAGATCGGCGAGCGGCTCTTCCTGTCGCCGCGCACCGTCGGCTCCCACCTCTACCGCACCTTCCCCAAGCTGGGCGTCACCGCCCGCTCCCAGCTACGCGACGTGGTGGAGGCGGCGGCCGCCGACGGCTAG
- a CDS encoding MBL fold metallo-hydrolase gives MTLGDVTITRVREYYGPVEMTPETFFPESSPRTWEEHSSWLEPHFVDPGTRIVNSAIQTWLLRSEGRNILVDTGVGNHKERPYSPVWSRLDTGFLANLAEAGVRPEDVDLVVNTHLHVDHVGWNTYLDGRTWVPTFPNATYLISRADFDFWNPANEHRPLLGRGNQNVFEDSVAPVHEAGLTRLWEGSYTIDSNLRLDLAPGHTPGSSVVTLASGTDRAVFVGDLLHSPVQFVEPDANSCFCEDPAGARATRRKVLGWAADHRALVIPAHLGGQGAAEVAREGSGFAIKGWAPFAPYAGEDAR, from the coding sequence ATCACTCTCGGTGACGTGACGATCACCCGGGTCCGGGAATACTACGGGCCGGTCGAGATGACGCCGGAGACGTTCTTCCCGGAGAGCTCGCCGCGCACGTGGGAGGAGCACTCCTCCTGGCTGGAGCCGCACTTCGTGGACCCGGGAACGCGGATCGTCAACTCCGCGATCCAGACCTGGCTGCTCCGCAGCGAGGGCAGGAACATCCTCGTCGACACCGGCGTCGGCAACCACAAGGAGCGCCCCTACTCGCCGGTCTGGAGCCGGCTCGACACCGGGTTCCTGGCCAACCTGGCCGAGGCCGGCGTGCGGCCCGAGGACGTGGACCTCGTGGTGAACACCCACCTCCACGTGGACCACGTCGGCTGGAACACCTACCTGGACGGCCGCACCTGGGTGCCGACCTTCCCCAACGCCACCTACCTCATCTCCAGGGCCGACTTCGACTTCTGGAACCCGGCGAACGAGCACAGGCCGCTGCTCGGGCGGGGCAACCAGAACGTGTTCGAGGACAGCGTGGCTCCCGTCCACGAGGCGGGGCTGACGAGGCTGTGGGAGGGCTCGTACACGATCGACTCCAACCTGCGCCTGGACCTCGCGCCGGGGCACACGCCCGGCTCGTCGGTGGTCACGCTCGCGTCGGGCACGGACCGCGCGGTGTTCGTCGGCGATCTGCTGCACAGCCCGGTGCAGTTCGTGGAGCCGGACGCCAACAGTTGCTTCTGCGAGGACCCCGCCGGGGCGCGCGCCACCCGCCGCAAGGTGCTCGGCTGGGCCGCCGACCACCGCGCCCTGGTCATCCCCGCGCACCTGGGCGGCCAGGGAGCCGCCGAGGTGGCCCGCGAGGGGAGCGGGTTCGCCATCAAGGGCTGGGCGCCGTTCGCCCCCTACGCCGGGGAGGACGCCCGATGA
- a CDS encoding carboxylesterase/lipase family protein, protein MSHHSADIVRTAQGAVRGVRRDGTTVFLNIPYAAAPTGAARFAAPRPHAPWVGVRDATAPGPTAPQAERRLGSVDMTPYFGPGWIPGEDFLTVNVWTPGTSGERLPVMVFVHGGGFVAGSTRSELYDGAAFARDGVVLVTLNYRLGVAGFLDLPGAPANRGLLDVIAALRWVRENIAAFGGDPGRVTLSGQSAGATIVGGVLAAPEAEGLFRRAIVQSGSGLGAFTPEQAARVTRAAARALGAEPHADAFAAIPDLRLVEVMSELSGIDLRTEAHSDPLIGLSPFSLVLDRQPAEAVAAGSGANVDLLLGTNTEEGNLYLAPFGNLSTSTAADVDAAAARSHPRPARLVEAYRKARPQASEGELRAAIMGDALFGVGSRRLADAHATARGDGATYRYSFAWRSTALDGELGATHAVELPFVFDVTDLPRLRGPQAMLGPDEPPPGLAARTHAAWVAFATTGDPGWDQYDTSRRATMRIGDEWDVVDDPHGDELQAWA, encoded by the coding sequence ATGAGCCACCATTCGGCGGACATCGTTCGCACCGCTCAGGGCGCCGTGCGCGGCGTGCGGCGCGACGGGACGACCGTGTTCCTGAACATTCCGTACGCCGCCGCGCCGACGGGCGCCGCCCGGTTCGCCGCCCCGAGGCCGCACGCCCCCTGGGTCGGCGTGCGGGACGCCACCGCGCCGGGGCCGACCGCGCCGCAGGCCGAACGCAGGCTGGGCAGCGTGGACATGACCCCGTACTTCGGGCCGGGCTGGATCCCCGGCGAGGACTTCCTGACCGTCAACGTGTGGACGCCCGGCACGTCCGGGGAGCGCCTGCCCGTGATGGTGTTCGTGCACGGCGGCGGGTTCGTCGCGGGCTCCACCAGGTCGGAGCTCTACGACGGCGCCGCCTTCGCCCGCGACGGCGTCGTCCTCGTGACGCTCAACTACCGGCTGGGCGTCGCGGGCTTCCTCGACCTGCCCGGGGCGCCCGCCAACCGCGGCCTGCTCGACGTGATCGCCGCCCTGCGCTGGGTACGCGAGAACATCGCCGCGTTCGGCGGCGACCCCGGCCGCGTCACCCTGTCCGGCCAGTCCGCGGGCGCCACGATCGTGGGCGGCGTGCTGGCCGCGCCCGAGGCCGAGGGCCTGTTCCGGCGGGCGATCGTGCAGAGCGGCAGCGGCCTGGGCGCGTTCACCCCTGAGCAGGCCGCCCGGGTGACCCGCGCCGCGGCCCGCGCGCTCGGGGCCGAGCCGCACGCCGACGCCTTCGCCGCCATCCCCGACCTGCGCCTCGTCGAGGTCATGTCCGAACTGTCGGGCATCGACCTGCGGACCGAGGCCCACAGCGACCCGCTCATCGGGCTGAGCCCGTTCAGCCTCGTGCTCGACCGGCAGCCGGCCGAGGCCGTGGCCGCAGGCAGTGGCGCGAACGTGGATCTGCTGCTCGGCACCAACACGGAGGAGGGCAACCTCTACCTGGCGCCGTTCGGGAACCTGTCCACCTCGACGGCGGCGGACGTGGACGCCGCCGCGGCCCGCTCGCACCCGCGGCCCGCCCGCCTGGTCGAGGCCTACCGCAAGGCCAGGCCGCAGGCGTCCGAGGGGGAGCTGCGTGCGGCCATCATGGGCGACGCCCTGTTCGGCGTGGGCAGCCGGCGCCTGGCCGACGCCCACGCCACCGCCCGCGGCGACGGGGCCACCTACCGCTACTCCTTCGCGTGGCGCTCGACCGCGCTCGACGGCGAGCTGGGCGCCACCCACGCCGTGGAGCTGCCGTTCGTCTTCGACGTCACCGATCTGCCCCGGCTGCGCGGCCCCCAGGCCATGCTCGGGCCGGACGAGCCGCCGCCGGGCCTGGCCGCCCGCACGCACGCGGCCTGGGTGGCCTTCGCCACGACCGGCGACCCCGGCTGGGACCAATACGACACCAGCCGCCGGGCCACCATGCGCATCGGCGACGAGTGGGACGTGGTGGACGACCCGCACGGCGACGAGCTCCAGGCCTGGGCCTGA
- a CDS encoding SDR family oxidoreductase, which yields MSRTALITGGVSGLGKAAAIRLKADGVKVITLDVAGGADLVVDVTDPAAVQAAADEVGPNAPLWELPLDGWRRTFDVNVNGIFHTCRAFVPGMVERGRGRIVNLASMAGKDGNPNMAPYSASKAAVIALTKSLGKELATTGVLVNAIAPAVIETPMNAATAPEALARLTGLIPMKRLGRPEEVAELIAWLASDKVSFSTGAVYDISGGRATY from the coding sequence ATGTCCCGCACCGCCCTCATCACCGGCGGCGTCAGCGGCCTGGGCAAGGCCGCCGCCATCCGTCTCAAGGCCGACGGCGTCAAGGTGATCACCCTGGACGTGGCCGGCGGCGCCGACCTGGTCGTGGACGTCACCGACCCGGCCGCCGTCCAGGCCGCCGCCGACGAGGTCGGCCCGAACGCGCCCCTGTGGGAGCTCCCGCTCGACGGCTGGCGGCGCACCTTCGACGTCAACGTGAACGGCATCTTCCACACCTGCCGCGCCTTCGTCCCGGGCATGGTCGAGCGCGGCAGGGGCCGCATCGTCAACCTCGCCAGCATGGCCGGCAAGGACGGCAACCCGAACATGGCCCCCTACTCCGCCTCCAAGGCCGCCGTCATCGCGCTCACCAAGTCCCTCGGCAAGGAGCTGGCCACCACCGGCGTGCTGGTCAACGCCATCGCCCCCGCCGTGATCGAGACCCCGATGAACGCCGCCACCGCGCCCGAAGCCCTGGCCCGCCTCACCGGCCTGATCCCGATGAAGCGCCTCGGCCGGCCCGAGGAGGTCGCCGAGCTGATCGCCTGGCTGGCCTCCGACAAGGTCAGCTTCTCCACCGGCGCCGTCTACGACATCAGCGGCGGCCGCGCCACCTACTGA